In Flavobacteriales bacterium, the DNA window ACCCAAACAAGTGTGGGAATAGAACCTCCTTCAGATGAACCGGATGAATTTACCGGGTTTGACGAAGGTGAGGTGAATGGTTAGAGTGGGCAGGAGATAGTAGGCAGTGGGCAGTAGACAGTAGGCAGTAGGCAATCAAACCGATAAAGGTGTAGTAAATGTCAAATGGTTACAACCAATGACCATAGTCTAATGTCTACTTTCTATGGTCTAATATCTCCTTCCTAACGCAGACACCAATACATTCAGGAAACATTAAACATTAAATCTGAAGTGCATGATATCGCCGTCCTGTACTACATATTCCTTGCCTTCAACAGAAAGCTTTCCCGCTTCTTTGCATGCCAATTCGGAACCCAGGGTTTTGTAGTCGTCATACTTAATGACCTCCGCCCGAATAAATCCTTTTTCAAAATCACTGTGAATCACGCCGGCGGCCTGGGGTGCTCTGGAGCCTCTCATGACAGTCCATGCCCTGACCTCTTTCACACCTGCCGTAAAATAGGTAATGAGATTCAATAGTCTGTATGCCGCACGTATCAGTTGATTGATGCCTGCTTCCTCAAGTCCCATTTCCGCAAGAAATGCCTTCCGATCCTCCACATCTTCCAAAGCGGCGATCTCCTCTTCAATGGCAGCTGCCACAACAACAATCTCTGCGTTTTCATCCTTCACTGCTTCCCTGACCGCTTCCACGTGACGGTTCCCGGTTTTAACCGAAGCTTCATCCACATTGCAAACGTAAAGCACCAGTTTTGCGGTGAGCAGCTGCATGTCATCAACCAACGCAATGTCTTCTTTAGATAATGAAACAGAGCGTGCCGACTTTCCCGATTCCAGATGTGACTTATAGGTCTCCAGTACCTGTACCAC includes these proteins:
- the ychF gene encoding redox-regulated ATPase YchF, with amino-acid sequence MKCGIVGLPNVGKSTLFNCLSNAKAQSANFPFCTIEPNVGIVVVPDPRMDVLINLVKPQNTVPATVEFVDIAGLVKGASKGEGLGNQFLGNIRETDLIIHVLRCFDNDNVVHVDGGVNPVRDKEVIDTELQLKDLETVDKRLERVRKAAKSGDKDALKVVQVLETYKSHLESGKSARSVSLSKEDIALVDDMQLLTAKLVLYVCNVDEASVKTGNRHVEAVREAVKDENAEIVVVAAAIEEEIAALEDVEDRKAFLAEMGLEEAGINQLIRAAYRLLNLITYFTAGVKEVRAWTVMRGSRAPQAAGVIHSDFEKGFIRAEVIKYDDYKTLGSELACKEAGKLSVEGKEYVVQDGDIMHFRFNV